The Spirochaetota bacterium genome contains the following window.
GACTATACGACGACATCGATCGGTGTTGTTGCCCCCATCGACCGGTTTAAAATGACCGAGGCGCTGAATCCGCTGCCGCTGCTTCCCACGATAACAGCGGGGCAGCCGCTGTCGATCACGGGCATAACGAATATCCGTGTTACGGGGTTCGATTATCTTGATCTTCTGGCGAGCAACTTCAGCGGGCAGATATATTTCGAATCGTCCGCCGGCGGATGGGCCGATAGTTTTCCGGCAAGTGCGGCATCGCCCTACACATTCGTCAGTAATGTCGACCTCGGTGTGAAGAATTTCAATCCGTCGAATTTTTATCTTACAAGACGGGGACTGCAGAACCTCAAGGTCACCGATGGTTCACATAAGGGAGAATGGCTTGATATCACCGTGCAGCCCGGTGCGTACGGGGCAATAGGGATAACGGCACCGACCGAATCGGTCGCCGGTGTGGCGATACCGATCACGCTCAGAGCGACCGATATCTATTCGAACGAACTCGATTCACTTGCAACGCGGACCATCGGGATGACGATAGCATCCGTCACGGGGGCGGTGAATGCTTCGCGGATCACCTATCCGACGAATGTTTCGCTCACCGCCGTTCCGAAATCGCTGTCCGGGTCGGAAAGGGTGGTCATCAGCGATGCTGGCCGATATTGTCTGACGTTCTTCGATACAGCGACACCGGCCATATCGAACAGCGTCTATGTGACGGTGACCGTCACCGCGAATGAATTGAATAAGATAGTCGCGGTGAATAACAGGATAGTGGGGTCGAGCGCTTCTGCCGATCTTTACTATACGCTGCGTAATAAGACCGAAGCGAGCGTTACCGTAACGGTGTATGATCTCTATGGAAGAAAGGTGTATACGTTTGAATCGCAGTCCATACGCGAGGGGGATAATCGATTGAGATCATGGGATGGGAAGAATTCGCAGGGAAAAAACGTCTCCACAGGCAAGTACCAGGTGGTGATAACCGGTGACGGCATCGTGCAGAGCCGTTCCACGATAGTCGTGGTACGGTGAGGTGACGAATATGAAGCTGGTAAAAATAATCTGTTTCATTGCCGCCGTTCTCCCGTTGAACGGGATCATGTATTGGATCGGGTATAGTGCGAACGGGAATATAGCCGGCAACACGAACATCAGACCCGGGGATACGAATATATTGGTATTCACCTGTAA
Protein-coding sequences here:
- a CDS encoding FlgD immunoglobulin-like domain containing protein translates to MSAIRYSFWGTAVDSDYAQVRLHWNTNGDDLNTNWTFRNTYIRSTNNSSVFNQNYSPKTVQNKKAVFGFADGGANEMRLYHGWLTDIYLYLIADFSTNLIDKGTVKITVPIVNLFWQVSGGFWDQNMNDLTNVGELGVGFVDIHIEVTATRFKAYNVPLMVQSGVPFSITIKAEDGYGNVDKDFSGGVYLIANGDPTAILPYTQASPYPMTPADQGVVTINNIRLVGGSSPTLTVSDGLAGLTDYTTTSIGVVAPIDRFKMTEALNPLPLLPTITAGQPLSITGITNIRVTGFDYLDLLASNFSGQIYFESSAGGWADSFPASAASPYTFVSNVDLGVKNFNPSNFYLTRRGLQNLKVTDGSHKGEWLDITVQPGAYGAIGITAPTESVAGVAIPITLRATDIYSNELDSLATRTIGMTIASVTGAVNASRITYPTNVSLTAVPKSLSGSERVVISDAGRYCLTFFDTATPAISNSVYVTVTVTANELNKIVAVNNRIVGSSASADLYYTLRNKTEASVTVTVYDLYGRKVYTFESQSIREGDNRLRSWDGKNSQGKNVSTGKYQVVITGDGIVQSRSTIVVVR